Part of the Zingiber officinale cultivar Zhangliang chromosome 6A, Zo_v1.1, whole genome shotgun sequence genome, atataaagatttatTCCAAATTACTACAACTAGTATTGTCATGGAGATCTTTATTTGTCTTATCGGATTAGAACTTTGGCTGCTTCTTCATCTGACACAACTGCTCTAGGGGAACCATTATCTAATGAGATTGCAATGCATTCAATGGTCTGCAACGTAATGAATGCAGTTGATCATTCTAATATAAATGAAATACCACCACCTGAAGTTCAACAACTATATGATATGTTAAAGGTTAGTGAAAGAAAAGTGTGGAAAGAGATTCCATCTGGTCATTCTCAACTGTTAGCTACTGCAAAGTTATTAAACATTAGGATAGAACATCATTTCTAAGAATGATATTATGATGatatttgtcaattgatgtcaaagTTGCTATGTGTTGATCATCTAATGACTAATAACTTTTATAGTATAAAAAAATTGATGAGGGGTTTAGGTTTGAATGTAGAGAAAATTGGTTGTTATATAAACAATTGTATGATATTTTAGAATGAAAATAGTAAATTGATTGAATGTAGAATTTGTACTTACCTTCGCTATAAGCATAGTAGTCGTATattaggaaagaagaagaaaaagattgtATGGAAAGTTATATATTACTTTCCGTTAACTGCTAaacttcaacgcttgtatgcattaCTGCAATAGCAAGCCACATGaagtggcatcatgagcatgtgcATGAAGaaagtataatgtgtcatccttatgACTCCCCTACATAGAAACATCTTAAAACAATATTTCCTCCTTTGTAATTAAATCATGTAATGAGAGACTGAGACTTTCTGCCTATAGATTTCAATCATTTGGCTAGTTAGGACCGCACTATTCATTTTGTCTAGTTATATTAACATCTTACAACTTACCGTCATAGATGTGTATGAAAGATAAATTCATATTTCTTACTTTACTTATTCCAGGGCCAACAAATCtaaaagagaagatagatgttttcttatAACCTTTGATTaccgagttgaatgaattatggaatataGGCTCGGAGACTTATGATGtttcaagtaaaactaattttatattgcatgctgcattattatggatgattagtgatttttcagcatactcaatgttgtcgagATGGAGCACGACAAATAAATTAGCATGCCTACATTTCATGACAAAgtcagatgcatttttattacCTTGCAGTAGAAAGGTATCTCAGCCTAAGTCAGATGCATTGACCAAATAAATAGCTATGGATTTCTATCAGTATCTCAACCTAATTCtaataagataaataaatacattgttaggcAATGCAAGTATGGTTAGAAGAAAAGAAGTATTTTCTGAGAGCTTCCATATTAGACGTATCTACTCATTCGCCATAATTTAGATGTGATatatgttgagaaaaatttcttcaaCAATATCTTCAACATTGTGATGAATGTGCTTGGAAGAGCTAAAGACATTACAAAATtatgtaaaaaattaaaagaactagtcagcatATCAGAGTTGCATCATGATGAAATAACTAATAAATTTCCAAAGGCTTATTATACATTGGATAAAGATAGTAAAAAAGTtttatgtagttggttgaaagaaatcaaattcccaaATGGGTATGACTCAAATATAGCTCGGTACATGGATATGAATATGTTAAAGATGTTTGAAATAAAGAGTCGTGTATTTATACAAATACTTATTCTAGTAACTTTCCATTacttacttcctcaaaatatTTGGCAAGCACTCACAGCATTGAGTTTATTTTTCAGAGATTGACAGTGAGGTGTATTATAATGGATGATTATGCTTTAGCTAGAAATAGACATCATTCCTCTCATACTATTTAAGCTTGAGTGTAGTTTCCACCCAAttttttattcaatggaacatctaccagttCACCTATCTTATGAGGCACAATTAGTTGGTCCTATGCAGTACAGATAGATGTATCCATTCGAATAATTTTTgaggaaattaaagaataatgttcatgacaaagcaagagttgagggatCATTATGTAATGCATATCTGGTTGAATAAGCATTTTCTTTCTactcctattattttgctgataatgtgaAAATCAAACATCGCAAGTATCCTAGAAATTCTGATAATGCTCAACTGATAGATCCATCGATGTTTTCTATTTTAAGTTTTCTGGTAAGGCAATGGATATAtctatttctagatggttaactcaacaagaatatcaTACTGTAAGAGCATACATACTCCTAAACTATGATGAGGTCAAAGCCTATATAAAATAAGTTGACTTCtgtaattaaacatttattccGTTATGTTTGTTGGTTATcccaattatcttaaaattacctTCCATGATAGGTTGTACAGACAATAACTACAACTACAAAATCCATTAATTGGTGAAAGTGAGATAGTTGAAAAGTTAGAGATaaaatttgcattatggtttcaaatctatgtaagttagggaataatttaaatttcattcaTCCATTCAAATTTAAGctaaatttatatcataactacttTTATAGGTGAACGATCGtaaaatatcaaatgtgcaagattccAAGATAATCAATTTTACATCTGGACCTCTTCGTAAGATAATAGTGTACCTTGGTTACTATGTTAATTACTTTAAATTTCACGTGATACAATGAGATTCACACATACTAACTTTCAATTCTAGTGTTTGTGTAAAAGAATCTATCAACAATAATAattctgagtttgattattacGATAGGCTTGAAGAAATCATTAAGGTTGAATATCTTGCCTTACCCATTAAAAGGTGTATGTGATTCAAATGTTCCTAGTATGATCTGACTCCAAGAACATGTACCAAAATATATTCAatctataatttagttgaggtaaaTGAAAACAAAAGCTTCAACAAGTATGAACCTTTCATTTTCACGATACAAGCAGATTagattttctatcttgaatatccgacgaagagaagaagagctagtgaatggttagTAGTTTGTCGAATGAAGCCTTACTTTACCATAGAAATGCCGAACACCATCACGACCTAAAACCATAGtgcatttcaaaatgatacaGTAGAGATACATTTAGTAGATTCTCATATTCAATCAACATCTGAATTACTTATAGATGTTAATGTATCTtatgaagagatagatgatagagAGATATACGACAATGAGAAGATTGTTAAACTAATAGAGTCTAGCGAGAAGGACCTATAAAATATTAATGTTAACGATTCAGATTCTTAAATCTCACTAGTTATACTCTATAAGTCATTAATGTTAAGGTAAATTTTGTTTAAATCTAAATCTGACTAGTTTTATCATATAAGTCATTGTTGTTTTGATTTGATTATTATTATGAATATGTATGTGTTATAATGTAATTACGCAGATATAGACATGTCAGATCTGATAGCTGCACTTGGTGGCCATACTATGTTGTGGATTGTTGAGAGTTGGTAAGTATtggtattattaataatttttattacatCTATTTTTTGCAACATATTTCTAatatttctatttatttgatgaaGTTATACACCAAATGGTCATCGAGTAGCGACGTACATCaggttaaaatttaaaaataatttagccCTGCTAGTAGACTAATTTGTCATACATCACGTCTATATGGAGCCGTGTAAATCAGGAGATGAGGCAGTTTTTTTACGATGAATTTTtgataagtaattttaattattaggatttttaattttttatactaATTTGTGAACTTATTGTTACAGAAAAGATATACATGGGAGTCATGACACAAGGCGACATTTTATGCCACCTGGAATGCAACTTGTGCCAAATTGTATAAAGATATATTATACAAACGAAGATAAAAGAGAATAAAGTCATCCTATATATCAAAGGATATTTGGGATACATGGCGAACCATCTGATCTAGACAGATGACAAGAAAATGTAATGATAGCTCGAGCCAACATAAATAGTGAGTTTGCTGGCCCTAGTACCGGATCCACAAAGTATATAGTTGGATCCCGATCAATCATCAAGCATGTTTTAGACTTGGTGagtttataattaataaatttatataagagTTATGTAATTATCAATGAATTctaatattttgatttaattgcATTCTTTAATATTCAAGAAAATGAATTACAACGATCTCCTACTTGTTGGAAGGTATTTACCAAGACACACAAGTTAAAGGATGGTACATTTATCGATCATCGATCATTGGTATTAGACGTAAGAATATAAACTTAAATATCTTTAACTCTTAACAAtgattacattttttttaataaatatcatataagaatatttttttaatataaatagaaggaaTGACTACTAGGGTTGCACATGTGTCTGAACCTAGTACAGAGGGAGGTGAGGCACATATTCTGTCCACCAACTAgataaatgagatttattatgatgtgatCGGTGGAAGGAAAAAAGACCTCCACCCTCTACGGTCTTGGGTCTCAAGCGAGAGTCATATATAATCAAGTGATGGTTCTTAGGATCAGGGGTAATCTTAACAAATCATCTAGCGAATTCGGATCGTCTACTAAAGTAGATGTCTTAAAGCAAGAAAACCAAGATTTAAAGAATCGACTCTTGACACTGGAGAGAGATTTTCAAAAGAAGCAACAATCCTGATTGGACTAGAAATGTGGGAATTTATGGCTAATGAGTCAAATGCTGCATCATTTTGATTCTCAGGAGACTCAGGACCCTCATGACCATACTAATTAGTAGATTCCTAGAGCTATGTTgaccttttatttatttatttattacttaTGAAACATGTGAAATATGtctattaatttttatattagatgcatctctaattgtattataatttttaagaatATTATAGATCTATTCTATACATCACCATAGTAGATATCCAAACTAGTATTCAAGTGTGTAAactaatttttatattattaaatttaatatgttaGTTATAATTCTAATTATGTATACTAGTTTGTTCCTTGTTTTattaataacctattgtattataTTTTCTAAAGGACTGAATACTACTCGCTAGTTTTAGATTGGATTGTCTTCACTAGGAGtattgtattttatattattaGATTCAGATGTATTATACTTTATTTGAGATATCTGgatatttatttgtatttttctgtTAGATTAATTTGATACTTGCTTAGATTGGGTTTGATACTTTCCATTTTTGTAAATGTACCGTTTTGTTGAATTTTAGTTTTGTGAATGTTATATAATGTGTTTGTTTGTGAGTGTCAATATTATGTTTGTGAATGTGTTATGTTGTTtgtgaaaatgtatttgaaaaTCATCATATGTGATGGTTtcgattgtatatatatatacacggatCATTTCCTATGGATTGTTACGGACTGCCCTCGTGTACCTACCatgtcattttaatttttttttaaataaaactttTTCTCTTGCGTTTTTTCCCATCGTTCTCCTCTCCTCGCCAAAATCACTCGCTTGTGTGCCAATCATGTTTGCCTCACCACCAGCCACCCACCGGCCGCCCGCTAACCGTGCCTACCTTGCTAGGATTCTGACCGGATCGCAACCAGAATCCCATCCACAATTTGGTGTGGCAGCTGGATAGCGGCCAGATTTCGACCAAATTTTGGCTGCAATCCGGCCGCGAACCGGCCGGTGTTTGGCAGTAATTAAATTCTGGCCGCAATCGCGTCGGATCACGGCCGGAATCCAACACGATTGAGCCGGATTGCGGCTGGAATCCCTGTCGCGATCCCCCAAGGGTTCACCTTCCTCCCAAGCTATAGTTGGGGTGGGTCCAAGCAGCCGGAGGTTGCCTGAGATGGGCAGGCGACCGACGGCCGGGCAAGTGGCCGGTGGGCAAGGAGGCGCTGTGAGCATGATGGGCAGTTTCGATGAGAAAGAAGATGCTCATCGgtgagaaagaagaaaaaaaaaagagaaaaagttatattttaaaaataaaaaaatggcaTGGACCCACCATGAGGGCAGTTCGTAGCAATCCATAAGAAATTGTCCATAGCATAACAATGCAAAAACAGACAACTGCTAGAAAATTTGATGATAATTAGCTGTCGCTAATTTGGGATAAAATTTAATGTTCCATTACTATCTTTTCatatgaaatttaaaaaattatgataatttgCAATAGATATTTAATATTCCATCAGGTAGCGATGAACTTCTGAATTTCGTTGCTATCTAGAGATGGAATTTTAATATTCCGTTCTATGTttatatatgaatttttaaaattttaaaatttcgtcTATACTTAACGACAGAATATTAAATTTCATCGCTATTGTTTGTagatgaaatttaaaaattttacaataattaGCAATGACAATTTATTTATCCATCTCTAATTAGCGATGATTATTAATTATTCTATCACAAATCTTGGCTATGTTATAGCGACACCATTAACGAATTTAGCGATGGAATTAAATTAATCGTGGCTAATTAGAGATGGATTTTAATATTCATCTCTACAATTAGCGACATTATTAATAAATTGATGTCTCTAATGTAGTGATGGACTATTTAATTCCGTCACTAAAATTAAAGATGAATTATTTAATCTCGTCTCTAAATATAGAGATGGAATTAAATTTTGTCTCTATGTAGCGATGAATTATTTAATTTCGTCGCTAATTGACGTCAGCAACCAAATTCACAGTGATGCCAATAATAAGTGGCTAATTAGTCGCTTTGTTAAATTAGCGACTGATTAGTGAAGGGCAATTCCGTCGCTAAAGCCTATTTTTTCTATGTGCATGGCCCCATGATCTTTTAAATATTATCCCCTACTTCATTGATGTCGAATCGGGATAAACTCATTAGGCTCTGTGATAGCCAATGGTGCCTTCATGAAGTTTTAGACTACTTTCATGAACTATCCCTCACTCTCGGTTTTTATGGGTCAAAGAGTTGGGGTATCTTTCGATCCTTCTCTGCATCCCATGGGATATGAAGATGCACAGTTAGTATCAAAATCATGTATGCGCAATAAAGCTGAATCATGGATAAACATATCATGTAGTAAAAAAGATGAATAAGTATATAAATAACATCAACAAGTCAATTTGGCTACTCTCTCATCCTAGAAATAAAAGTACTACTCTATGGAGATAGAGCTACaaccaaaagacaaagaaaaagacAATCTACAACTCGAAtcaaggagaaaagagaagagaaagcttagtCTTGATGTTGTCGGTGTCATTGGAAGAACTCTAAGCTCTAGGGTGGACGGAAACTAGGGCTTTTTATAGCTCTCTAAGCGCGTCCAATTTTGTTACAATCTTCCTAAAATAGTGGGGCACCACCCCTAAGTCACGCCCGTGTTGGGAGACAAGGTCGGACCGTGCTACTCCAAGTGGCAAAAGACGGGGCCAGATATGATCGTGCTGGGTGGCACGACCAAATTGTGTCCGGCTTTGAGTAGATGAACACAGATGTTCCTTGGGCCACGACCTGGGCATGTTGGGCTCTGACCAAAACCAATATGTGGTAGAATGAGGCACGACTGTGCCTGGGCACATGACCAACCTATGTCAGGTTCTGTAACCTCTATGGCTGCTCTGTTTCATGTCCAACTTTGGCTGGAGGAACACTCTCATGTCATAAGATATGGTCTGAGCGTGTTCCTTGCTACGAATTCACATTTCAAGGCTTTTTAGCTCTAATTAAGCTTTAATTTcatgtcctgtcaatcaaaatgtGCAAAGAGTAGTTctccgaaaaaaaataaaaataataataaaaaaagagatGAAAGTATGTAAGATATGCGTACACAATGAAACAAAATGCATACAAAACAATACTAAaaattatgcataaaatatacAAATCATTGGTTCGGTGGATCAGAAATAAAGCTGGCATGTAAGTTCATATAAAGGTCAAGTAATCCCCTTTTTAAGGGACTTGCATGATATACTATAACTCTGCGATGTGATCTCTTAAATTTCTATTTGGGTAACCCATAGTAATATAGCTAAACTATATATGAATCTAGTTGTTATACTTGAACATCAAGGTTTCATTGTGTATCATCAATCCTCATGTTAAAGCACACCCCATTAATCATTATTTAGTTCTTAAAAACCAATCCTCTCGGTTATCCTAAAgtctataatttataaatatcaCTACGAATTCGACTTGTGTGAATGTGATTTGGGTGAGGTGTAGCTCATATCATATGGAAATTAAGTTCATGACAATGTTAACAATAAATGAATGATTGATGAAACACATATCTATCTCATAAACTCAACTGATATCGCGATTGCTCTTTTTTTTGGAAATATTCTTGAAAGTTTGAAGTTATTGAAATAACCACCATCTAAATATCTTCTTAATTCCGAATCATTTTACAATAGGATGACTGAACCCAAACTCCTTGGCCGATACATAAAGGAGATTCATCACCTTCGCGTCCGCTAGCCACGTGTCATGGATCACAAAACACCTTGATTTGTCATCATCAAAGCCAATGCGCCGGAACATAGCCCCATGGGACTAAAGGAGGCTCCTTTCCTAGATCTGACACCTTGGATGCTAAAGATTCTGCCAAGCATACTAAATCTTGTGGCCATTGAGCTAAGGACCTCTTGAAGAGCTTATTCTAAGTGATGTCCATTTAAATAAAAATGAGCTCGATAGGAGGATGCTCGGTTGTTCCTTGTTGTTTTGCAAAGTGTCCAACATTTTTTGATGGTGATGGGAGCATATGATTGAACCTTGCCtccaaaattttcacaatttaaattagactaatcATGTTTAGATACTGTTGAACTTGTAATTCGATGTGTAGAGTGAAATAAGACATTGCTAGAGGCGAGTTAGTTTGGTACAAGGTACAAAAAGTTTTAAGATTCATCTAAATGGGATTTGATGGCACGAGAAGAACATACAAATCATCAACCCAAAGGACTCAACTTGAATGAGTGTTCTAATTAAGAGAAGACAAACTACGAAGTTGCAAACAAATCCAAGAATAAACATGCTATACAGAAACATCAAATATATCTCAAAAGGATGTTAAGACCATAATAGATGCAACTCACAAGACACACTATCAGTCAAAGTAAGCGGGACGAAATGGCGAAATGAAGAACAAAAACAAAGGTAGACACCCTAAGGAGATCAGATTCCTAAGACAACAGCCATTAAGATATTTCCACAAGCATTCAGTGAAAATGCCCTAGAGCTCCAAAATTTCCACAAGCAATCGAAGTTCAGGTTGTGTTTACTCCTTTAGACCTGTTGGATTTCCTTCTGCAGaagtaaaaaataaagaaagaatcaGTACCCTAAGAATATAGACTAAGATGATAGTTTGTCTTTTGGTTATGTTTACTCTTCACTAGTGAAGAATCTTGTTCTTAAACAAAATTGTAACTACATGAGACATAATAACTCCACTACGGTTTCGATTCGTGTAATTAAATTGTCATGTTGTTTTGGAGTGTAGATTGTTTGGACAAAATCCATGCAAAAAACTTGTTTGTAGCGACATTCAAGCGACAAAATCATTTTATACGAAAAGGGTCTTCAAGTTGAAAGAATAGGCTGCATATATGAAGAGGGGTGGTAAAAGGGAAAACAGATGCCATGTAGAAGTTAATGCTTTGTTTTTCATGTAAAAGTTGGGAAATTATGAGTATATGATTTTATATAACTAAAGAAATGGCCACAGTAATTCTGATTTTCAATTTGGATCTTGATTAATATAATTTAAAGTAAACACACTTAGGCAACAGATTCAAGAAATTAAAAGGATTAGTTATGAAAGTCCATTATAAAAGGTTTGGTAGATAAGATTTGACCAGcaaacaattaaaaattcttCATATTTATGTTTTGTCTTTTAACTTAACTTGGACAATTTTATATTTCTGTTTTAGTAATTTTGGTGTTTTCTCTGTGATTTTTGTCCGgcaagagaattctaataaaaaaatttaaaaatcaaaaccaaaaaaaggagaaaagaacatGTATGTCTAGTGGATCTTCATTTTGTATGGCTAAGAATTCAAGATTTTTTTGCCCTCAGTAAAAAAGAATGTGTAAGACTAAGTTTAGATAGATCAATAGAAGAGTAGATAACACAAACTCACCATCATCAATGAGGCCTTTTTTATACCGTtccatgcattggagaatgtactTGAAGGTCTCCACCTCGCAAGGGATCGTAAGAGCACCCTTGTGGTCAAATCCAAATTCCTCTTCAGCTTTCTCAAGCAGCAGCTTGAATACTGGAAGGCTCAGGTAACTCGTCGGTATGACAAACCTACGGTTTTCTTGTCCAATGTAGACAGGACAATAACCCTTAGGAACATCAGGTGGGGGTTCTGGGCTTTGGCAACCCTCCTCATCTGAGTCACATTGTATCATTGCATTCTTTGGGTGCTTGTCGATAACATGAGGGATACCAGATCTTTTGGGTTGATCCTCTTTCTCACTGACGGTAGTTGGTTGCTTCTCTTTGTTACTGATGGTTACTGATTGCCATTTCTGTAGCATCTCCTTCAGCCTGACTATTTGCCTGATCCCCATCAACTTCACACCTTCTTCACCCATGCTTGGATAAGTGAAAGAGTGCTGAGCAGACAGAGAATTGAATGGCGATGAATGAGAATCAGGCTCGCCGAGTGTCAGCAACGGCAACCATTCACACTTCGAAAGCAACCAAGTTGCTACAGGCAAAGAAAAAAGATAAATGAGGTAAGCTAACAATTCGAAAGTGTTGGCAATAAAAAAATGGTTTGAGAAGGAATTAAGTGCACATCAATGACAATGAAGAATTCAGCCAAATGGATGATCATGCAACTTCACAAACAAAAGGCACAACATGTATAACTAAGAACCAACTGGAAAAATATCTTTAGCATCTTCAAAGAGGAGCATTtactattttattttgttttccacTAACAGTTTGATTTAGATCGACAATAGATCATACATGCTCTACAGAGATTACAATGGATCATAAAGTTAACATTTTGAATTGCTTAGTTATCAGACTCTTCACATACCATATGTAGCCTATTGAATGGCTTCGTGGTGAGAACCCGAATTAGAAAGTTAATAAGCACCTTGTTAATTCATACTAAAAAGATCTAACATTATTTTATTATGTAGATGAACATCTTAGGGGACCGGCCAAATATCAAAAGTTAAATACCAATACAGAGATGCTTAAATTGAGCAAATAAAACTACAACCATTGTTGAGTACCGTTCAGACCTCCATCATTTTCTAGAATGGCACAAGCAGAAGATCTTGTTAAAGAATTATTTACAAGCCAACGCAGTCATCAAAGGAGTGGCATATATTTTAACTCTAAATATACAAGAAGCAGATATTTCTCTCTTCAAATCGATCAAAATTCTACTTTGTTTCCCATATTAGCTAAAGAATTCATACATTGCGAACAAATGAAGTGagatcgtttcccaagaatcactTGCTAAATAGAACAGGTACATGCTTTCTTCCATCCAAACCATGTAAATTTTATAAACAACTCATTTATTTCCGAGGATTAAAACCCTAAATAAAACAAGTACATGCTTTCTGTGAGCCAAAGAATAAAAACATATATATACAAAACTAGTTCATTTCAGGAATCATATTCCAAACAGAACCAAGTACAAAGCACTATTTGATCCGAGACAACAAAATCATTTATTTCCTCCATGAAAGCAAAGACACAATCGAACAAAAATCAGCCGAAGAAAAAGAACCTGATCGACGGCACTTGCATCAGACATCGGTTTCTTcgagaaaaaaaaaaccaagacCAGAAAAACCTCGATCATCGAATgaaaaaagaatataaaattgACCGAGCAAGGATGATCGATCTCACCTTTCTCGCCCACAAGAAGCCGAGAGGAGATGCTGCGATTGCGGAGAGTAAAGCAAGGGGTTCACGGAGATAATCAGGGAAGAGACGATCTTTAGATGACTCTTTTGTTCCTGTGATTATTCAAAATAACAAATTTCTCCACTACATCACTCGAACGTTGCGTCCCTCGTTTGTGCCGCATCCATTCCCGCCAGGGACAATTTGGGAATACAAAAAGAGTGAGGGGGGAGGGATTTGGGTTTATCCTGGCCGTTGAGATGATGAATCGGACGGTTCCAAAAGATTggaacttttttatttttttaattaaccaGTTCCATATGAAATGA contains:
- the LOC121993847 gene encoding uncharacterized protein LOC121993847, giving the protein MGEEGVKLMGIRQIVRLKEMLQKWQSVTISNKEKQPTTVSEKEDQPKRSGIPHVIDKHPKNAMIQCDSDEEGCQSPEPPPDVPKGYCPVYIGQENRRFVIPTSYLSLPVFKLLLEKAEEEFGFDHKGALTIPCEVETFKYILQCMERYKKGLIDDEGNPTGLKE